The following coding sequences are from one Syngnathus acus chromosome 14, fSynAcu1.2, whole genome shotgun sequence window:
- the LOC119133506 gene encoding arf-GAP with Rho-GAP domain, ANK repeat and PH domain-containing protein 1 isoform X5, which produces MRESQTHMRQQDSRQKKKRSRRQVRTGTRWLRPRPSPSRGLATPGTAEAPPPRRTADQRTRAPICACRQEFVGVAPLRAIISGRGSSDFTRSLILSRWVAKLTPVPACLSEITLFPMEFTSAQVPTYTMGTKRARHKTAQRAPVSKTGFKTNEDPGSPALAFVGDSGSGPSLSSPPSIRTMASNIAKRIPSLAGAASTIGAEPSPAPTPNPGATLSSLSNIPSLAEMLSAVANSPSQRSAKGVPLPKPDDAGVALDSPAPTRGQVGVTEPGDGGGGEKKSKEEEDDDLYITVLESWDHDDIDTDSSDQEELYQNCPPATNGAMRGDFVHEPLNSTNRRSSTTSPRPAPPPKLHLAQSAKGGKSSRQKTPGVATIRVSRKKGHGPPSGQQSAVVRASWLDVWKGFRHNVFWATLDGQLMSLWKKRTDQFSEVLFHVSGITNVKKLDRGRFSIYFKKKHYDFLAYSDDVQDGWVRSLLASRGQPGPAGPDLHGAVTVKDPKSRFYAAVWGHDLWVYQNKEGFQLGVACYSIPLNLATVQTTGRHSFTLATPFRTFGLSVDSSKDLSVWLEALSSSISSALSCSQVVTRLWKNPSNRQCADCGAADPEWAAVNLLLVICHSCAGQHRALGSTLSKVRSLKMDNKVWTEPLIQLFVGHGNRLANQVWAPVVPSAEQIAPEASHESRSKFIRDKYSKGRYRRLHTLASSPQLMQQRLRQVVCGGDVEETFSLLCSGSKVCQTDPQSPSAIQLAERAGQALQAELLRLNEYTEVPRHLPKWGDGRAESRPSGKATLYDAFTEAAYASPRIAEEDEKLHGKLEDDRFLFSLENDSAACDVLDLREVSSLFRNDEATFQFELITLDNQLLCVAESEDENLIHLVHILKVILPAGVSDAEMRRALGVSKVHVVEDGGSGGASENSEAWLLLWDGGVSVHRARRGSKKTMLKMELSALSRHEMDPAGDIITMVLAHRRVSLHFDAHDSCGRWYRMLQDALADQKAPESPVTSEPPSDPDSVPLAIRRCVRHIQKHGLKVEGVYRRCGLASKVSQLAEALARRPDSAPLESGEQGVLDAAAALKQYIRQQVQLFPEDERNKWMRAAGISDERARFSAYRRLLRQMPAEKRGTLDALFGHFYTVQTFSQVNKMSAHNLALVLVPSLFDSLNGDLLKLTRELVLHHAPLFHFQLHHDEEEITVL; this is translated from the exons ATGCGAGAGAGCCAGACGCACATGAGACAACAAGACAGcagacaaaagaagaaaagatcCAGGAGACAAGTGAGAACAGGGACCCG ATGGCTTCGTCCCCGCCCGTCCCCAAGCCGAGGGCTCGCTACGCCAGGGACAGCCGAGGCTCCGCCTCCACGCCGGACGGCCGATCAGCGTACGCGCGCACCAATCTGTGCCTGTCGGCAAGAGTTTGTTGGGGTGGCTCCACTGCGGGCAATAATTAGCGGGCGGGGTAGTTCTGATTTCACGAGGAGTTTGATTCTGTCCCGGTGGGTGGCGAAGCTGACACCTGTGCCTGCCTGTCTTTCAGAAATCACACTCTTTCCAATGGAGTTCACTTCAGCACAGGTACCCACGTACACAATGGGCACTAAAAGAGCCCGACACAAGACAGCGCAGCGCGCGCCAGTGTCAAAAACCGGTTTCAAAACCA ATGAAGACCCGGGCTCACCCGCGCTGGCATTTGTCGGCGACTCTGGCTCCGGCCCGTCTCTCTCGTCCCCGCCCTCCATACGCACCATGGCTAGCAACATTGCTAAGCGCATACCTAGCTTAGCGGGCGCTGCCAGCACCATCGGCGCTGAGCCCAGCCCTGCTCCTACGCCAAACCCGGGCGCCACTCTTAGCTCCTTATCAAACATACCTAGTTTAGCAGAGATGCTTAGCGCAGTGGCTAACTCGCCGTCCCAACGTTCCGCCAAAGGCGTCCCCCTGCCAAAACCCGACG ATGCCGGCGTGGCGCTGGACTCGCCGGCACCGACACGGGGCCAAGTTGGAGTCACGGAACCAGGTGATGGTGGAGGTGGTGAGAAAAAGTcaaagg AGGAAGAAGACGACGACCTCTACATCACCGTCTTGGAAAGTTGGGACCACGACGACATCGACACCGACTCGTCCGACCAGGAGGAACTCTATCAAAATTGTCCGCCCGCAACCAATGGAGCTATGAGAGGAGACTTTGTGCACGAGCCGCTCAACAGCACCAA CCGTCGCTCGAGTACCACGTCCCCTCGGCCGGCGCCGCCTCCTAAGTTGCATCTGGCCCAATCGGCAAAGGGCGGGAAGTCCTCCAGACAAAAGACACCGGG CGTGGCAACCATCCGGGTGTCGAGGAAGAAAGGACACGGCCCGCCTAGCGGTCAGCAAAGCGCGGTGGTCCGAGCCAGCTGGCTGGACGTTTGGAAAGGCTTCAG aCACAACGTCTTTTGGGCCACGCTGGACGGACAGTTGATGTCTTTGTGGAAAAAACGTACA GACCAGTTCAGCGAGGTTCTCTTCCACGTGTCCGGCATCACAAACGTCAAGAAACTCGATCGAGGGAGATTCTCCATCTACTTCAAGAAGAAACATTACGACTTCTTGGCTTACAGCGACG ACGTTCAGGACGGTTGGGTCCGCTCGCTGCTGGCGTCACGGGGTCAGCCCGGTCCCGCCGGCCCGGACCTCCACGGCGCCGTGACGGTCAAGGACCCAAAGAGCCGCTTCTACGCTGCCGTCTGGGGCCACGATTTGTGGGTTTACCAGAACAAAGAGGGCTTCCAGCTGGGCGTGGCCTGCTACAGCATTCCCCTCAACCTGGCCACGGTCCAGACCACCGGGAGACACTCCTTCACCCTCGCCACCCCGTTCAGGACCTTCGG TCTGTCTGTGGATTCGTCCAAGGATCTGTCCGTCTGGCTGGAAGCGTTGTCCTCGTCCATCAGCAGCGCTCTGTCCTGCAGCCAGGTGGTGACGCGCCTGTGGAAGAATCCCAGCAACCGGCAGTGCGCCGACTGCGGCGCCGCCGACCCAGAGTGGGCGGCGGTAAACCTGCTACTGGTCATCTGTCACAGCTGCGCAG GGCAACACCGAGCTCTGGGCAGCACCCTGTCCAAGGTCCGTAGTCTGAAGATGGACAACAAGGTGTGGACTGAACCACTCATACAG CTGTTTGTTGGCCACGGTAACCGTCTTGCCAATCAGGTGTGGGCCCCCGTGGTACCCTCGGCCGAGCAGATCGCTCCAGAGGCCTCCCACGAGAGCAGGTCCAAATTCATCCGGGATAAATACAGCAAGGGGCGCTACCGGCGACTCCACACCCTGGCCTCTTCTCCCCAGCTGATGCAGCAG AGGCTGCGACAAGTGGTTTGCGGTGGCGACGTGGAAGAAACTTTCTCACTTCTGTGTTCGGGGTCAAAG GTGTGTCAAACGGACCCTCAGAGCCCCTCGGCCATTCAGCTGGCTGAAAGAGCAGGCCAAGCTCTGCAGGCTGAGCTTCTCAGACTCAACGAGTACACAG AGGTTCCGCGACACCTGCCAAAATGGGGGGACGGGAGAGCCGAGTCAAGGCCCTCAGGTAAAGCCACGCTTTATGATGCATTCACGGAGGCGGCTTACGCGTCTCCACGTATAGCCGAGGAAGACGAGAAGCTTCACGGCAAACTGGAAGACGATCGTTTCCTCTTCTCTTTGGAAAACGACTCTGCGGCTTGCGACGTCCTCGACTTACGAGAGGTTTCCTCGCTTTTCCGAAATGACGA GGCCACCTTTCAATTTGAGTTGATCACTTTGGACAATCAGCTCCTCTGCGTGGCCGAGAGTGAGGACGAAAACCTCATCCACCTGGTTCATATCCTCAAG GTGATTCTCCCGGCCGGCGTGTCTGACGCTGAGATGCGCAGGGCACTCGGGGTCAGCAAAGTGCACGTGGTGGAagacggcggcagcggcggcgccTCGGAGAACTCCGAGGCCTGGTTGCTGCTCTGGGACGGCGGGGTGAGCGTCCATCGCGCTCGCAGAGGCTCCAAGAAGACGATGTTAAAGATGGAACTGAGCGCGCTCAGTCGCCACG AGATGGATCCGGCTGGAGATATCATAACCATGGTGCTCGCACACAG ACGGGTGTCCCTGCACTTTGACGCGCACGACAGCTGCGGCAGATGGTACCGCATGCTGCAGGACGCTCTGGCCGATCAAAAGGCTCCGGAATCTCCCGTAACGTCCGAGCCGCCCAGCGACCCCGACTCGGTGCCGCTCGCCATCCGCCGATGTGTCCGGCACATCCAAAAACACG GTCTGAAGGTGGAGGGCGTCTACCGGCGCTGCGGGCTCGCCTCAAAAGTGTCCCAGTTGGCCGAGGCCCTGGCAAGACGGCCCGATTCTGCCCCGCTGGAGTCGGGCGAACAGGGCGTGCtggacgccgccgccgccctcaAGCAGTACATCCGGCAGCAAGTGCAACTCTTCCCTGAGGACGAGCGCAACAAGTGGATGCGTGCTGCTG GCATTTCAGATGAGCGCGCCAGGTTCTCAGCCTACAGACGCTTGCTACGCCAAATGCCCGCTGAGAAGCGAGGGACGCTCGACGCCTTGTTTGGACACTTTTACAC GGTCCAGACGTTCTCTCAGGTCAACAAGATGTCGGCTCACAACCTGGCCTTGGTTCTGGTTCCGTCGCTCTTTGACAGTCTTAACGGCGACCTGCTCAAGCTGACGCGCGAGTTGGTTCTGCATCACGCGCCGCTCTTCCACTTCCAG CTGCACCACGATGAGGAAGAGATCACCGTCCTCTGA
- the LOC119133506 gene encoding arf-GAP with Rho-GAP domain, ANK repeat and PH domain-containing protein 1 isoform X2 — protein MRESQTHMRQQDSRQKKKRSRRQVRTGTRWLRPRPSPSRGLATPGTAEAPPPRRTADQRTRAPICACRQEFVGVAPLRAIISGRGSSDFTRSLILSRWVAKLTPVPACLSEITLFPMEFTSAQVPTYTMGTKRARHKTAQRAPVSKTGFKTNEDPGSPALAFVGDSGSGPSLSSPPSIRTMASNIAKRIPSLAGAASTIGAEPSPAPTPNPGATLSSLSNIPSLAEMLSAVANSPSQRSAKGVPLPKPDDAGVALDSPAPTRGQVGVTEPGDGEEEDDDLYITVLESWDHDDIDTDSSDQEELYQNCPPATNGAMRGDFVHEPLNSTNRRSSTTSPRPAPPPKLHLAQSAKGGKSSRQKTPGVATIRVSRKKGHGPPSGQQSAVVRASWLDVWKGFRHNVFWATLDGQLMSLWKKRTDQFSEVLFHVSGITNVKKLDRGRFSIYFKKKHYDFLAYSDDVQDGWVRSLLASRGQPGPAGPDLHGAVTVKDPKSRFYAAVWGHDLWVYQNKEGFQLGVACYSIPLNLATVQTTGRHSFTLATPFRTFGLSVDSSKDLSVWLEALSSSISSALSCSQVVTRLWKNPSNRQCADCGAADPEWAAVNLLLVICHSCAGQHRALGSTLSKVRSLKMDNKVWTEPLIQLFVGHGNRLANQVWAPVVPSAEQIAPEASHESRSKFIRDKYSKGRYRRLHTLASSPQLMQQRLRQVVCGGDVEETFSLLCSGSKVCQTDPQSPSAIQLAERAGQALQAELLRLNEYTEVPRHLPKWGDGRAESRPSGKATLYDAFTEAAYASPRIAEEDEKLHGKLEDDRFLFSLENDSAACDVLDLREVSSLFRNDEATFQFELITLDNQLLCVAESEDENLIHLVHILKVILPAGVSDAEMRRALGVSKVHVVEDGGSGGASENSEAWLLLWDGGVSVHRARRGSKKTMLKMELSALSRHEMDPAGDIITMVLAHRRVSLHFDAHDSCGRWYRMLQDALADQKAPESPVTSEPPSDPDSVPLAIRRCVRHIQKHGGDFLSYLPSPFLKASSCPTHSQPPSIVRRWRISGLKVEGVYRRCGLASKVSQLAEALARRPDSAPLESGEQGVLDAAAALKQYIRQQVQLFPEDERNKWMRAAGISDERARFSAYRRLLRQMPAEKRGTLDALFGHFYTVQTFSQVNKMSAHNLALVLVPSLFDSLNGDLLKLTRELVLHHAPLFHFQLHHDEEEITVL, from the exons ATGCGAGAGAGCCAGACGCACATGAGACAACAAGACAGcagacaaaagaagaaaagatcCAGGAGACAAGTGAGAACAGGGACCCG ATGGCTTCGTCCCCGCCCGTCCCCAAGCCGAGGGCTCGCTACGCCAGGGACAGCCGAGGCTCCGCCTCCACGCCGGACGGCCGATCAGCGTACGCGCGCACCAATCTGTGCCTGTCGGCAAGAGTTTGTTGGGGTGGCTCCACTGCGGGCAATAATTAGCGGGCGGGGTAGTTCTGATTTCACGAGGAGTTTGATTCTGTCCCGGTGGGTGGCGAAGCTGACACCTGTGCCTGCCTGTCTTTCAGAAATCACACTCTTTCCAATGGAGTTCACTTCAGCACAGGTACCCACGTACACAATGGGCACTAAAAGAGCCCGACACAAGACAGCGCAGCGCGCGCCAGTGTCAAAAACCGGTTTCAAAACCA ATGAAGACCCGGGCTCACCCGCGCTGGCATTTGTCGGCGACTCTGGCTCCGGCCCGTCTCTCTCGTCCCCGCCCTCCATACGCACCATGGCTAGCAACATTGCTAAGCGCATACCTAGCTTAGCGGGCGCTGCCAGCACCATCGGCGCTGAGCCCAGCCCTGCTCCTACGCCAAACCCGGGCGCCACTCTTAGCTCCTTATCAAACATACCTAGTTTAGCAGAGATGCTTAGCGCAGTGGCTAACTCGCCGTCCCAACGTTCCGCCAAAGGCGTCCCCCTGCCAAAACCCGACG ATGCCGGCGTGGCGCTGGACTCGCCGGCACCGACACGGGGCCAAGTTGGAGTCACGGAACCAGGTGATGGTG AGGAAGAAGACGACGACCTCTACATCACCGTCTTGGAAAGTTGGGACCACGACGACATCGACACCGACTCGTCCGACCAGGAGGAACTCTATCAAAATTGTCCGCCCGCAACCAATGGAGCTATGAGAGGAGACTTTGTGCACGAGCCGCTCAACAGCACCAA CCGTCGCTCGAGTACCACGTCCCCTCGGCCGGCGCCGCCTCCTAAGTTGCATCTGGCCCAATCGGCAAAGGGCGGGAAGTCCTCCAGACAAAAGACACCGGG CGTGGCAACCATCCGGGTGTCGAGGAAGAAAGGACACGGCCCGCCTAGCGGTCAGCAAAGCGCGGTGGTCCGAGCCAGCTGGCTGGACGTTTGGAAAGGCTTCAG aCACAACGTCTTTTGGGCCACGCTGGACGGACAGTTGATGTCTTTGTGGAAAAAACGTACA GACCAGTTCAGCGAGGTTCTCTTCCACGTGTCCGGCATCACAAACGTCAAGAAACTCGATCGAGGGAGATTCTCCATCTACTTCAAGAAGAAACATTACGACTTCTTGGCTTACAGCGACG ACGTTCAGGACGGTTGGGTCCGCTCGCTGCTGGCGTCACGGGGTCAGCCCGGTCCCGCCGGCCCGGACCTCCACGGCGCCGTGACGGTCAAGGACCCAAAGAGCCGCTTCTACGCTGCCGTCTGGGGCCACGATTTGTGGGTTTACCAGAACAAAGAGGGCTTCCAGCTGGGCGTGGCCTGCTACAGCATTCCCCTCAACCTGGCCACGGTCCAGACCACCGGGAGACACTCCTTCACCCTCGCCACCCCGTTCAGGACCTTCGG TCTGTCTGTGGATTCGTCCAAGGATCTGTCCGTCTGGCTGGAAGCGTTGTCCTCGTCCATCAGCAGCGCTCTGTCCTGCAGCCAGGTGGTGACGCGCCTGTGGAAGAATCCCAGCAACCGGCAGTGCGCCGACTGCGGCGCCGCCGACCCAGAGTGGGCGGCGGTAAACCTGCTACTGGTCATCTGTCACAGCTGCGCAG GGCAACACCGAGCTCTGGGCAGCACCCTGTCCAAGGTCCGTAGTCTGAAGATGGACAACAAGGTGTGGACTGAACCACTCATACAG CTGTTTGTTGGCCACGGTAACCGTCTTGCCAATCAGGTGTGGGCCCCCGTGGTACCCTCGGCCGAGCAGATCGCTCCAGAGGCCTCCCACGAGAGCAGGTCCAAATTCATCCGGGATAAATACAGCAAGGGGCGCTACCGGCGACTCCACACCCTGGCCTCTTCTCCCCAGCTGATGCAGCAG AGGCTGCGACAAGTGGTTTGCGGTGGCGACGTGGAAGAAACTTTCTCACTTCTGTGTTCGGGGTCAAAG GTGTGTCAAACGGACCCTCAGAGCCCCTCGGCCATTCAGCTGGCTGAAAGAGCAGGCCAAGCTCTGCAGGCTGAGCTTCTCAGACTCAACGAGTACACAG AGGTTCCGCGACACCTGCCAAAATGGGGGGACGGGAGAGCCGAGTCAAGGCCCTCAGGTAAAGCCACGCTTTATGATGCATTCACGGAGGCGGCTTACGCGTCTCCACGTATAGCCGAGGAAGACGAGAAGCTTCACGGCAAACTGGAAGACGATCGTTTCCTCTTCTCTTTGGAAAACGACTCTGCGGCTTGCGACGTCCTCGACTTACGAGAGGTTTCCTCGCTTTTCCGAAATGACGA GGCCACCTTTCAATTTGAGTTGATCACTTTGGACAATCAGCTCCTCTGCGTGGCCGAGAGTGAGGACGAAAACCTCATCCACCTGGTTCATATCCTCAAG GTGATTCTCCCGGCCGGCGTGTCTGACGCTGAGATGCGCAGGGCACTCGGGGTCAGCAAAGTGCACGTGGTGGAagacggcggcagcggcggcgccTCGGAGAACTCCGAGGCCTGGTTGCTGCTCTGGGACGGCGGGGTGAGCGTCCATCGCGCTCGCAGAGGCTCCAAGAAGACGATGTTAAAGATGGAACTGAGCGCGCTCAGTCGCCACG AGATGGATCCGGCTGGAGATATCATAACCATGGTGCTCGCACACAG ACGGGTGTCCCTGCACTTTGACGCGCACGACAGCTGCGGCAGATGGTACCGCATGCTGCAGGACGCTCTGGCCGATCAAAAGGCTCCGGAATCTCCCGTAACGTCCGAGCCGCCCAGCGACCCCGACTCGGTGCCGCTCGCCATCCGCCGATGTGTCCGGCACATCCAAAAACACGGTGGCGACTTCCTCTCCTATCTCCCATCTCCTTTCCTGAAGGCTTCTTCTTGTCCGACGCACTCTCAGCCACCCTCGATTGTCCGTCGCTGGCGTATTTCAGGTCTGAAGGTGGAGGGCGTCTACCGGCGCTGCGGGCTCGCCTCAAAAGTGTCCCAGTTGGCCGAGGCCCTGGCAAGACGGCCCGATTCTGCCCCGCTGGAGTCGGGCGAACAGGGCGTGCtggacgccgccgccgccctcaAGCAGTACATCCGGCAGCAAGTGCAACTCTTCCCTGAGGACGAGCGCAACAAGTGGATGCGTGCTGCTG GCATTTCAGATGAGCGCGCCAGGTTCTCAGCCTACAGACGCTTGCTACGCCAAATGCCCGCTGAGAAGCGAGGGACGCTCGACGCCTTGTTTGGACACTTTTACAC GGTCCAGACGTTCTCTCAGGTCAACAAGATGTCGGCTCACAACCTGGCCTTGGTTCTGGTTCCGTCGCTCTTTGACAGTCTTAACGGCGACCTGCTCAAGCTGACGCGCGAGTTGGTTCTGCATCACGCGCCGCTCTTCCACTTCCAG CTGCACCACGATGAGGAAGAGATCACCGTCCTCTGA
- the LOC119133506 gene encoding arf-GAP with Rho-GAP domain, ANK repeat and PH domain-containing protein 1 isoform X6, whose protein sequence is MRESQTHMRQQDSRQKKKRSRRQVRTGTRWLRPRPSPSRGLATPGTAEAPPPRRTADQQITLFPMEFTSAQVPTYTMGTKRARHKTAQRAPVSKTGFKTNEDPGSPALAFVGDSGSGPSLSSPPSIRTMASNIAKRIPSLAGAASTIGAEPSPAPTPNPGATLSSLSNIPSLAEMLSAVANSPSQRSAKGVPLPKPDDAGVALDSPAPTRGQVGVTEPGDGGGGEKKSKEEEDDDLYITVLESWDHDDIDTDSSDQEELYQNCPPATNGAMRGDFVHEPLNSTNRRSSTTSPRPAPPPKLHLAQSAKGGKSSRQKTPGVATIRVSRKKGHGPPSGQQSAVVRASWLDVWKGFRHNVFWATLDGQLMSLWKKRTDQFSEVLFHVSGITNVKKLDRGRFSIYFKKKHYDFLAYSDDVQDGWVRSLLASRGQPGPAGPDLHGAVTVKDPKSRFYAAVWGHDLWVYQNKEGFQLGVACYSIPLNLATVQTTGRHSFTLATPFRTFGLSVDSSKDLSVWLEALSSSISSALSCSQVVTRLWKNPSNRQCADCGAADPEWAAVNLLLVICHSCAGQHRALGSTLSKVRSLKMDNKVWTEPLIQLFVGHGNRLANQVWAPVVPSAEQIAPEASHESRSKFIRDKYSKGRYRRLHTLASSPQLMQQRLRQVVCGGDVEETFSLLCSGSKVCQTDPQSPSAIQLAERAGQALQAELLRLNEYTEVPRHLPKWGDGRAESRPSGKATLYDAFTEAAYASPRIAEEDEKLHGKLEDDRFLFSLENDSAACDVLDLREVSSLFRNDEATFQFELITLDNQLLCVAESEDENLIHLVHILKVILPAGVSDAEMRRALGVSKVHVVEDGGSGGASENSEAWLLLWDGGVSVHRARRGSKKTMLKMELSALSRHEMDPAGDIITMVLAHRRVSLHFDAHDSCGRWYRMLQDALADQKAPESPVTSEPPSDPDSVPLAIRRCVRHIQKHGGDFLSYLPSPFLKASSCPTHSQPPSIVRRWRISGLKVEGVYRRCGLASKVSQLAEALARRPDSAPLESGEQGVLDAAAALKQYIRQQVQLFPEDERNKWMRAAGISDERARFSAYRRLLRQMPAEKRGTLDALFGHFYTVQTFSQVNKMSAHNLALVLVPSLFDSLNGDLLKLTRELVLHHAPLFHFQLHHDEEEITVL, encoded by the exons ATGCGAGAGAGCCAGACGCACATGAGACAACAAGACAGcagacaaaagaagaaaagatcCAGGAGACAAGTGAGAACAGGGACCCG ATGGCTTCGTCCCCGCCCGTCCCCAAGCCGAGGGCTCGCTACGCCAGGGACAGCCGAGGCTCCGCCTCCACGCCGGACGGCCGATCAGC AAATCACACTCTTTCCAATGGAGTTCACTTCAGCACAGGTACCCACGTACACAATGGGCACTAAAAGAGCCCGACACAAGACAGCGCAGCGCGCGCCAGTGTCAAAAACCGGTTTCAAAACCA ATGAAGACCCGGGCTCACCCGCGCTGGCATTTGTCGGCGACTCTGGCTCCGGCCCGTCTCTCTCGTCCCCGCCCTCCATACGCACCATGGCTAGCAACATTGCTAAGCGCATACCTAGCTTAGCGGGCGCTGCCAGCACCATCGGCGCTGAGCCCAGCCCTGCTCCTACGCCAAACCCGGGCGCCACTCTTAGCTCCTTATCAAACATACCTAGTTTAGCAGAGATGCTTAGCGCAGTGGCTAACTCGCCGTCCCAACGTTCCGCCAAAGGCGTCCCCCTGCCAAAACCCGACG ATGCCGGCGTGGCGCTGGACTCGCCGGCACCGACACGGGGCCAAGTTGGAGTCACGGAACCAGGTGATGGTGGAGGTGGTGAGAAAAAGTcaaagg AGGAAGAAGACGACGACCTCTACATCACCGTCTTGGAAAGTTGGGACCACGACGACATCGACACCGACTCGTCCGACCAGGAGGAACTCTATCAAAATTGTCCGCCCGCAACCAATGGAGCTATGAGAGGAGACTTTGTGCACGAGCCGCTCAACAGCACCAA CCGTCGCTCGAGTACCACGTCCCCTCGGCCGGCGCCGCCTCCTAAGTTGCATCTGGCCCAATCGGCAAAGGGCGGGAAGTCCTCCAGACAAAAGACACCGGG CGTGGCAACCATCCGGGTGTCGAGGAAGAAAGGACACGGCCCGCCTAGCGGTCAGCAAAGCGCGGTGGTCCGAGCCAGCTGGCTGGACGTTTGGAAAGGCTTCAG aCACAACGTCTTTTGGGCCACGCTGGACGGACAGTTGATGTCTTTGTGGAAAAAACGTACA GACCAGTTCAGCGAGGTTCTCTTCCACGTGTCCGGCATCACAAACGTCAAGAAACTCGATCGAGGGAGATTCTCCATCTACTTCAAGAAGAAACATTACGACTTCTTGGCTTACAGCGACG ACGTTCAGGACGGTTGGGTCCGCTCGCTGCTGGCGTCACGGGGTCAGCCCGGTCCCGCCGGCCCGGACCTCCACGGCGCCGTGACGGTCAAGGACCCAAAGAGCCGCTTCTACGCTGCCGTCTGGGGCCACGATTTGTGGGTTTACCAGAACAAAGAGGGCTTCCAGCTGGGCGTGGCCTGCTACAGCATTCCCCTCAACCTGGCCACGGTCCAGACCACCGGGAGACACTCCTTCACCCTCGCCACCCCGTTCAGGACCTTCGG TCTGTCTGTGGATTCGTCCAAGGATCTGTCCGTCTGGCTGGAAGCGTTGTCCTCGTCCATCAGCAGCGCTCTGTCCTGCAGCCAGGTGGTGACGCGCCTGTGGAAGAATCCCAGCAACCGGCAGTGCGCCGACTGCGGCGCCGCCGACCCAGAGTGGGCGGCGGTAAACCTGCTACTGGTCATCTGTCACAGCTGCGCAG GGCAACACCGAGCTCTGGGCAGCACCCTGTCCAAGGTCCGTAGTCTGAAGATGGACAACAAGGTGTGGACTGAACCACTCATACAG CTGTTTGTTGGCCACGGTAACCGTCTTGCCAATCAGGTGTGGGCCCCCGTGGTACCCTCGGCCGAGCAGATCGCTCCAGAGGCCTCCCACGAGAGCAGGTCCAAATTCATCCGGGATAAATACAGCAAGGGGCGCTACCGGCGACTCCACACCCTGGCCTCTTCTCCCCAGCTGATGCAGCAG AGGCTGCGACAAGTGGTTTGCGGTGGCGACGTGGAAGAAACTTTCTCACTTCTGTGTTCGGGGTCAAAG GTGTGTCAAACGGACCCTCAGAGCCCCTCGGCCATTCAGCTGGCTGAAAGAGCAGGCCAAGCTCTGCAGGCTGAGCTTCTCAGACTCAACGAGTACACAG AGGTTCCGCGACACCTGCCAAAATGGGGGGACGGGAGAGCCGAGTCAAGGCCCTCAGGTAAAGCCACGCTTTATGATGCATTCACGGAGGCGGCTTACGCGTCTCCACGTATAGCCGAGGAAGACGAGAAGCTTCACGGCAAACTGGAAGACGATCGTTTCCTCTTCTCTTTGGAAAACGACTCTGCGGCTTGCGACGTCCTCGACTTACGAGAGGTTTCCTCGCTTTTCCGAAATGACGA GGCCACCTTTCAATTTGAGTTGATCACTTTGGACAATCAGCTCCTCTGCGTGGCCGAGAGTGAGGACGAAAACCTCATCCACCTGGTTCATATCCTCAAG GTGATTCTCCCGGCCGGCGTGTCTGACGCTGAGATGCGCAGGGCACTCGGGGTCAGCAAAGTGCACGTGGTGGAagacggcggcagcggcggcgccTCGGAGAACTCCGAGGCCTGGTTGCTGCTCTGGGACGGCGGGGTGAGCGTCCATCGCGCTCGCAGAGGCTCCAAGAAGACGATGTTAAAGATGGAACTGAGCGCGCTCAGTCGCCACG AGATGGATCCGGCTGGAGATATCATAACCATGGTGCTCGCACACAG ACGGGTGTCCCTGCACTTTGACGCGCACGACAGCTGCGGCAGATGGTACCGCATGCTGCAGGACGCTCTGGCCGATCAAAAGGCTCCGGAATCTCCCGTAACGTCCGAGCCGCCCAGCGACCCCGACTCGGTGCCGCTCGCCATCCGCCGATGTGTCCGGCACATCCAAAAACACGGTGGCGACTTCCTCTCCTATCTCCCATCTCCTTTCCTGAAGGCTTCTTCTTGTCCGACGCACTCTCAGCCACCCTCGATTGTCCGTCGCTGGCGTATTTCAGGTCTGAAGGTGGAGGGCGTCTACCGGCGCTGCGGGCTCGCCTCAAAAGTGTCCCAGTTGGCCGAGGCCCTGGCAAGACGGCCCGATTCTGCCCCGCTGGAGTCGGGCGAACAGGGCGTGCtggacgccgccgccgccctcaAGCAGTACATCCGGCAGCAAGTGCAACTCTTCCCTGAGGACGAGCGCAACAAGTGGATGCGTGCTGCTG GCATTTCAGATGAGCGCGCCAGGTTCTCAGCCTACAGACGCTTGCTACGCCAAATGCCCGCTGAGAAGCGAGGGACGCTCGACGCCTTGTTTGGACACTTTTACAC GGTCCAGACGTTCTCTCAGGTCAACAAGATGTCGGCTCACAACCTGGCCTTGGTTCTGGTTCCGTCGCTCTTTGACAGTCTTAACGGCGACCTGCTCAAGCTGACGCGCGAGTTGGTTCTGCATCACGCGCCGCTCTTCCACTTCCAG CTGCACCACGATGAGGAAGAGATCACCGTCCTCTGA